One genomic window of Blastopirellula retiformator includes the following:
- the hemE gene encoding uroporphyrinogen decarboxylase, which translates to MASGKSSFNQLRVASFESRRGEEMGTLIEKFGGQALVSPSMREVPLEENRDAIDFANHVITGQIDAVIFMTGVGFQHLMKAIERHVDRQQFLDALSDIPTIVRGPKPMAAMKAEGLTPSIRVPEPNTWRELLQTLDAQFPIANLKIGLQEYGVANPSLIAGLEARGAEVVQVHVYDWDLPLDTQPLAKNLERIIQGEVDVVMFTSANQLNHLLILAERQRRKEELLAAMRTVVIASVGPTMSERLREFGLPVDIEPIHPKMGPLVAAAAEKSHDILVRKKQVRAVLSASTPQADPRTAKWYDSPFMKACRREPTDVTPVWLMRQAGRYMAEYREVRAKTTFLELCKNPQLCSEVMCTAVNKLGVDAAIIFSDLLPILEPMGLDLEYAQGEGPVIHNPIRESADIDRVLELESADSLHYVMETVRQTRADMPEHIPVIGFAGAPFTLASYAIEGGASRNYLFTKTLMYRDPDAWRALMERLVRAVTVYLNAQIAAGAQCVQIFDSWAGCLSPADYRRYLLPHMKEIVAGITPGTPIINFATGNPALLPLLAEAGPAVVGVDWRIGLADAWNTIGENFAVQGNLDPVSLLADPLEIRRRAKDVLDQAAGRPGHIFNLGHGILQQTPVDNAIALVDMVHEISSK; encoded by the coding sequence ATGGCATCGGGAAAAAGCAGCTTCAACCAGCTTCGCGTCGCGTCGTTTGAGAGTCGCCGCGGCGAAGAAATGGGGACGCTGATCGAAAAGTTCGGCGGCCAGGCGCTGGTCAGTCCGTCCATGCGGGAAGTTCCGCTCGAAGAAAACCGGGACGCCATCGATTTCGCCAATCATGTTATCACCGGCCAGATTGACGCCGTGATCTTCATGACCGGCGTCGGCTTTCAACATCTAATGAAAGCGATCGAGCGGCATGTTGATCGCCAGCAATTTCTTGACGCCCTGTCGGACATTCCCACCATCGTCCGCGGCCCCAAACCGATGGCGGCGATGAAGGCCGAAGGACTGACGCCGTCGATCCGCGTGCCTGAGCCGAACACCTGGCGCGAACTGCTGCAGACGCTGGACGCTCAGTTCCCCATCGCCAATCTGAAGATCGGCCTGCAGGAGTATGGCGTCGCTAATCCTAGTTTGATCGCCGGCTTAGAGGCCCGCGGAGCCGAAGTGGTGCAGGTACACGTCTACGACTGGGACTTGCCGCTTGATACGCAGCCGTTGGCGAAGAACCTGGAACGCATCATCCAGGGAGAAGTCGACGTCGTGATGTTCACCTCGGCCAATCAGCTGAACCATCTGTTGATCCTGGCCGAACGCCAGCGCCGCAAAGAGGAACTGCTGGCGGCGATGCGGACCGTCGTGATTGCGTCGGTCGGACCGACGATGAGCGAACGGCTCCGCGAGTTCGGCCTGCCGGTCGACATTGAACCGATCCATCCCAAAATGGGACCGCTGGTCGCTGCGGCGGCCGAGAAGTCCCACGACATCCTCGTTCGCAAAAAACAAGTGAGAGCCGTCTTGTCCGCCAGCACGCCCCAGGCCGATCCCCGCACCGCCAAATGGTACGACAGTCCGTTCATGAAAGCCTGTCGTCGCGAGCCGACCGACGTAACGCCGGTTTGGCTGATGCGACAAGCGGGCCGCTACATGGCCGAGTATCGCGAAGTGCGGGCCAAGACCACCTTCCTGGAACTCTGCAAGAATCCGCAACTCTGCAGCGAGGTGATGTGCACCGCCGTCAACAAGCTGGGAGTCGACGCGGCGATTATCTTCTCGGACTTGTTGCCGATTTTGGAGCCGATGGGTCTCGACCTGGAATACGCTCAAGGCGAAGGCCCGGTCATCCATAATCCGATCCGCGAAAGTGCCGACATCGACCGCGTGCTAGAGCTGGAAAGCGCCGACTCGCTGCACTACGTGATGGAAACGGTTCGGCAGACCCGCGCCGACATGCCGGAACATATCCCGGTGATCGGTTTCGCCGGAGCGCCGTTTACGCTGGCCAGCTATGCGATCGAAGGGGGCGCCAGCCGCAACTACCTGTTTACCAAGACGCTGATGTACCGTGATCCGGATGCGTGGCGAGCGTTGATGGAACGTCTGGTTCGCGCGGTCACCGTTTACCTGAACGCGCAGATCGCCGCCGGAGCGCAGTGCGTGCAGATCTTCGACTCGTGGGCAGGCTGCCTATCGCCGGCCGATTATCGCCGCTATTTGCTTCCCCACATGAAAGAGATCGTCGCCGGCATCACGCCGGGCACGCCGATCATCAACTTTGCGACCGGCAACCCGGCGCTGTTGCCGCTGTTGGCCGAAGCCGGCCCGGCGGTCGTCGGCGTCGATTGGCGAATCGGCCTGGCCGACGCTTGGAACACGATTGGCGAGAACTTCGCCGTGCAAGGGAATCTCGACCCGGTCTCGCTATTGGCCGATCCGCTCGAAATCCGCCGCCGCGCAAAGGACGTCCTCGACCAAGCGGCGGGCCGCCCCGGGCATATCTTCAACCTGGGCCACGGCATCCTACAGCAGACGCCGGTCGACAACGCCATCGCGCTAGTCGACATGGTGCATGAGATAAGCTCGAAGTAG
- a CDS encoding alkaline phosphatase — MDRTILAVLLSFILGMLVSTAMGGDYLHQLQEQGITTGHSDAVHWGPDPKKYSSWTSHSNRLIPVYTFGTKGQPNGIDLNSYTGENSPYRSENKLRRIYGKPTQATVNPAADYLDQTNLFDLQKAALDAGKKNIFLVVFDGMDWQTTQAAAIWNTQRIPYTEGRGVGTHFQEYQANGTTQFGLMVTSPFCDGANVDINKQIVKSAGGGLFGGYDVTQAGSAPWQMPTDIEYLIGRSSTDDGVKHAYTDSASSATSMMGGIKTYNAAIGVGPHGERPKTLAHLAQEQGYLAGAVTSVPISHATPGASYAYNVSRNDYQDITRDLLGLPSSNNPETPLRGLDVLIGAGYGVNTTSDKGQGDNFVPGNKYLADEDLKKLNVENGGKYIVATRTPGEDGRQVLASAAAQAAKTGQRLFGFFGVAGGGDAGAHLPFLSGEGDYHPALGVAKKGIKYDEADLKENPMLADMTTAAIEVLSKNDKGFWLLVESGDVDWANHSNNLDASIGAVNSGDSAVKAITDWVEENSNWDESVLIVTADHGHYMFLDKPELLIRPENR, encoded by the coding sequence TTGGACCGCACGATTCTCGCCGTACTGCTCTCGTTCATCCTCGGTATGCTCGTTTCGACCGCCATGGGCGGCGACTACTTACACCAACTGCAAGAACAAGGCATTACCACCGGACATAGCGACGCCGTGCACTGGGGACCGGATCCGAAGAAGTACAGTTCCTGGACGTCCCACTCCAATCGCTTGATCCCAGTCTATACCTTCGGGACAAAGGGGCAGCCCAACGGAATCGATCTCAACAGTTACACCGGCGAAAACAGCCCCTACCGCAGCGAGAACAAGCTTCGCCGCATCTACGGCAAGCCGACCCAAGCGACCGTCAATCCGGCCGCCGATTACTTGGATCAAACCAATCTCTTTGATCTGCAGAAAGCGGCGCTCGATGCAGGCAAGAAGAATATCTTTCTGGTCGTCTTCGACGGGATGGATTGGCAAACCACCCAGGCCGCCGCGATCTGGAACACCCAACGCATCCCTTATACCGAAGGACGCGGCGTCGGCACCCACTTCCAAGAGTACCAGGCCAACGGCACGACCCAGTTCGGCTTGATGGTGACAAGCCCGTTCTGCGATGGCGCCAACGTCGACATTAATAAGCAAATCGTCAAGTCAGCCGGAGGTGGACTGTTTGGCGGCTACGACGTGACGCAAGCTGGTTCCGCTCCATGGCAGATGCCGACCGATATTGAATACCTGATCGGTCGGTCCAGCACCGACGATGGCGTCAAACATGCTTACACCGACTCGGCGAGCAGCGCGACGAGCATGATGGGAGGCATCAAGACCTATAACGCGGCGATCGGCGTCGGCCCGCATGGCGAACGCCCCAAAACGCTGGCGCACCTGGCCCAGGAACAAGGGTACTTGGCCGGGGCGGTCACTAGCGTGCCGATCAGCCACGCCACCCCCGGCGCATCGTACGCCTACAACGTTTCCCGCAATGACTATCAGGACATCACCCGCGATTTGCTGGGACTCCCCTCATCAAACAACCCAGAGACGCCGCTCCGCGGACTCGATGTCTTGATCGGCGCCGGCTATGGCGTTAACACGACCAGCGACAAGGGACAGGGAGACAACTTCGTGCCCGGCAACAAGTATCTGGCCGACGAAGACCTGAAAAAGCTGAACGTCGAAAACGGCGGCAAGTACATCGTCGCGACGCGCACCCCCGGCGAAGATGGCCGGCAGGTTCTCGCGTCGGCTGCGGCCCAAGCGGCCAAGACGGGACAGCGTCTGTTTGGCTTCTTCGGCGTTGCCGGCGGCGGCGATGCAGGCGCCCATCTGCCGTTTCTCTCGGGCGAAGGGGACTATCACCCGGCTTTGGGGGTAGCCAAGAAAGGAATCAAATACGACGAAGCCGACCTGAAAGAAAACCCGATGCTGGCTGATATGACCACGGCGGCGATCGAGGTCCTCTCGAAGAACGACAAGGGTTTTTGGCTCCTGGTCGAATCGGGGGACGTCGACTGGGCGAACCACTCGAACAATCTCGATGCGTCGATCGGCGCCGTCAACAGCGGCGACTCGGCCGTCAAGGCGATCACCGATTGGGTCGAAGAGAACAGCAACTGGGACGAGTCGGTCCTGATCGTCACGGCCGACCATGGGCACTACATGTTCCTGGACAAGCCGGAACTGCTGATTCGCCCCGAGAATCGCTAA